A stretch of Brassica rapa cultivar Chiifu-401-42 chromosome A08, CAAS_Brap_v3.01, whole genome shotgun sequence DNA encodes these proteins:
- the LOC103836355 gene encoding probable protein phosphatase 2C 5 produces MSPSKASRTKESLVPLATLIGRELRSEKLEKPLLIYGQAALAKKGEDFFLIKTDCERVPGDPSSAFSVFGIFDGHNGNSAAIYTKERLLDNVVSAIPQGASRDEWLQALPRALVAGFVKTDIEFQQKGETSGTTVTFVIIDGWTITVGSVGDSRCILDTQGGVVSLLTVDHRLEENVEERERVTASGGEVGRLNVFGGNEVGPLRCWPGGLCLSRSIGDTDVGEYIVPIPHVKQVKLSDAGGRLIIASDGIWDILSSDMAAKACRGLSAELAAKLVVKEALRTKGLKDDTTCVVVDIVPSDHLTSAPTPKKKQNTFTAFLSKKKHTDTNNKNGNKLSSVGVEELFEEGSAMLADRLGKDLPSNTDTGLLKCAVCQVDQSPAEALSSNEGSIISSASKRWEGPFLCTVCKKKKDAMEGKRPSKGSVTT; encoded by the exons ATGAGTCCGTCGAAAGCATCGAGGACGAAAGAGTCGCTTGTTCCTCTCGCGACCCTTATTGGTAGGGAGCTGAGGAGCGAGAAGCTGGAGAAGCCTCTTCTCATCTATGGCCAAGCTGCTCTCGCTAAGAAAGGAGAAGACTTTTTTCTGATTAAGACGGATTGTGAGAGGGTTCCTGGTGATCCTTCCTCTGCCTTTTCTGTTTTCGGG ATATTTGATGGTCATAATGGTAACTCGGCTGCTATATATACTAAGGAACGTCTTTTGGATAATGTGGTGAGTGCTATCCCTCAGGGGGCGAGTAGGGATGAGTGGCTTCAAGCTCTTCCTAGGGCTCTTGTTGCTGGGTTTGTCAAGACCGACATTGAGTTTCAGCAGAAAG GggagacttctgggacgacggTGACGTTTGTTATAATTGATGGTTGGACTATCACTGTCGGTTCTGTTGGGGACTCACGCTGCATATTAGATACTCAAGGTGGTGTGGTTTCTCTGCTGACAGTTGATCACAGGCTGGAAGAGAATGTTGAAGAGAGGGAACGTGTGACTGCTAGTGGGGGTGAGGTCGGGAGGCTCAATGTTTTTGGTGGCAATGAG GTCGGCCCACTTCGATGCTGGCCTGGTGGTTTGTGTCTTTCGAGGTCTATTGGGGATACTGATGTGGGAGAATATATTGTCCCAATACCGCATGTTAAGCAAGTGAAA CTTTCAGATGCTGGAGGGAGGCTCATTATAGCTTCAGATGGTATATGGGATATACTGTCTTCTGACATGGCGGCTAAAGCTTGTCGTGGTTTATCTGCTGAGCTTGCTGCTAAACTTGTTGTTAAG GAAGCATTGCGAACAAAAGGGTTGAAGGATGATACTACTTGTGTAGTTGTTGACATAGTTCCATCTGATCATCTTACCTCGGCTCCAACGCCCAAGAAGAAACAGAACACATTCACTGCATTTCTTTCTAAGAAAAAGCATACTGATACCAACAACAAGAACGGGAACAAGCTTTCTTCTGTTGGAGTTGAAGAGTTGTTTGAAGAAGGTTCTGCTATGCTTGCAGATAG ATTGGGAAAGGATCTTCCTTCGAATACAGACACTGGCCTCTTAAAATGTGCTGTATGCCAAGTAGACCAATCTCCAGCTGAAGCTCTATCAAGCAACGAGGGTTCTATCATCTCCTCAGCATCTAAGCGATGGGAAGGTCCCTTCCTATGCACAGTAtgcaagaaaaagaaagacgCCATGGAAGGAAAAAGACCAAGCAAAGGTTCAGTGACCACTTGA